Within the Malus sylvestris chromosome 4, drMalSylv7.2, whole genome shotgun sequence genome, the region TTCGATAAGGGGAAATGAAGATGGGGGAAAATCTTTGAATGCTTCTCTTATGCATCTTCTGTAAGGCTCCCGAGGCCTAAATAGCGTTGCATTGGGCAACTTTGCTTTCCTCCAGTATTCATCTGAAGGTGAACCACATAGTTTGTATATCTTATGTAGTTGCTCCACCTACGTGAGCAGCAAAGATGTGAGATATGCTCTACAGTTATGTCAGAAGTTTAGTCAGTGAGAAACCCTAAAAATGTTATCATCTCAGCATTTTAAAACTTACAAACAATGAAAACTGGATAAGGTTGTAGCTTCAAACATCTATTTTAACCAACTGAACACAAGAAACTCAGTCTTATGAAGGTCAACTAGCTAGATGTGAGCATTGACCATTCCAATGCAATAGCCATAAATTACCTGGCGATCTCTCCATTTTAAACATTAGTAGTTAAAAGTCTTCCCACAAATTTAGTTTTTACAAGCAAGGATAAAAGCAAATGCAAAAAGAGAGTCATCAAGTTACCTCGGTACGACCAGGCATGATAGGCTTCCCAGCTAGTAACTCCGCTAAAATGCAACCTGCACTCCAGAGGTCCACACCCACACCGTAATCAGTAGCCCCAAGAAGGAGCTCGGGAGGTCGATACCATAGAGTAACCACCCGACTAGTCATTGGATGCTTATGGTTTGGATCAAAAAAAGAAGCCAATCCAAAGTCAGCAATTTTAAGTACTCCTCCATTGTCAATCAAAAGATTTGATCCTTTAATGTCACGGTGAAGCACACCACGGTTGTGACAGTGCTCAAGTCCAGATAGAAGTTGATGCATGTAACATTTTACCTGAAATTTGAATTGTGAGAtgcatcaaatttcaaaagatcaGAAAAGTACCAtaaaccatttatataattttaaaagtgGTAAATGGACTTCAAAGATTAGCGAAATACTGGCTAACCTGTGGTTCTGTAAATTTAATTTCGGGGCTTGCAGCAAGCCCAGCTAGATCATGCTCCATGTATTCCAACACCAGGTACAAACTACATGACATTCTTGACGTAACCAGACCCTCCAACTTTACAACATTGATATGATCCAATCTCCGCAAAATTAGAATTTCTCTAGCCATAAATCTCACACTCTCGGGCTCCAAATTGTCAAATCTAACTTTCTTTAGGGCAACAATTTTCCCCGTCAACATATCTTTAGCTTTGTACACATTACTATACGTTCCTGACCCAATCTAACATcagggaaaagaaaatgaaagaaatcaAAATCATGCACAAAAAGAATACATAAACCAAGAGCATAACATGATGATAAAAGTGATAGGCATTGTTCAATTAATTGCAATTTATGGCCGCCTCATTTGTAATAGGCATTCCCAAGAAGAAAACTTTGAAGAATGCATCTCAAATGATCCGACTTATCACATTGTTCGTAAAAACCATATTTGTCGCATCATTTTAGGAAAACAAGCAAAGAATCACAACATCaactttttcataaaaaaatttaaaaaaaaaaaacttttccaTAAAAAGAAGAATGAAAACCTACCTTATCAATTTTCTCAAACGTGTCTGCTTTCCGTGGAATCCACCCATTGAGCGCCTCCCCACATGCCTCAGTGAGCCAGGGTGGCCAGCCGGCCGCCACTTGGGCGCCACGCGATTGCTTTGGTACATTACCTGACCTCGGGTTTGGCTTCGATCGCCTTCTCTCCCCCCTCGGAGGTTTCTCACCTCCATGGACATTCTCCTCCTTCTTGCCCTCTCCCCCACCAACATGAACCTCGGCGGTTTTACTATCTACCTTCGGCACCACAACAGCATCTACCTTCCCAGTAGACTCTACACTCAAATCCCTCCTCTCCCCCTTCGACTCGGAATTGACTCCCGAAGAAGCTTCTCTACTAATCACACAGCCCATTCTTGAATCTAAGCCTCATCCAACATGGTCAATGCAAAAAAGCTCTTCCTTTACAATTTAACCACTACAAAATCAACCAATTTGCAACAATTAAAAACTAACCTCCAAAAATCCACACATAAACACTCAACAATCAGTCCACAActaaaaatcatccaaaacaaCCACCAAAGATCACATCTTTACACTAAACCCCATGTGATTAGCACAACCCAGTAATCAAAATCATCTAAACAACACAAAAACCAACAAAAGGGCAGCTAAGATTCACAATTTTGGAACTGGGTTTCTTCAAGATTCAGCAGGAAGTAACAAAAAAACCTGATCTGGGTATTGAGAAAGTGAGTGAAAGAAAGAGATTTTCCCGAGAAAGTGATAGACTTGTTCTAAAGAAAAAAAGTGAGACTGGAAAAAAGGAAATGGGAtttagagagatagagagagagagagagagagctaaagAACTTACTGTGAATTGAGTTGAATCTGTGATTGGTATGATTGGTTAAGTgaggtttttgttttggaaTGGAGTTTGGCGTCCTTTCTCGGTGGCTCGGACAAGACGACGAATAAAAGGAGCAGCACAGGCTCAAGCCTCAGCAGATCTCCCAAATTTTCGTCAAGTCAGAGCCGACAACTCTCTTTCTAATCTTCTCCCtctatccctctctctctctctctctccaaacaaacaaagaaagcaaGGAATCGATTTATATTACTAAATTTCTGGGCAAATGGAatttgttttttactttttgtttttattatattatatttttatttgatgaaattttatatattaatatggtgtgcgtttaattttgaaaaaaaattatagtttATACCTAGAATAATGCTAGTTTTGCCACTTTTTATAATATAATGGAAATGATTCAGATTGAGAAAGCTGTGAACTTTTGATTCACAAGTTCACACCATTGTTAACACAATCATCTTCTACCACCATCGCAGCCGCACCACTCTCGTCTCAACCATATCATCCTTACAACCACTACCACAATTATATCTATATTTGACATTTGATACTAgacatgtttttcatgtttttattaTCTAAAATCATTCATAGATTAAATTACCATACCCATTTTCAAATCACAATATGTCGCTTTcatttaaaaaacaatttttcaaaaattattttgcaAGATGTTACCGGACAAACCCTTACTTTCCTTAAAATCCATTAAGTTCTTCGAGATTGATTACTCTACCAAACAACTTTGAAGGAGGTCTCAGGATTCGAATTTTTTCATCAtcgtttttaatcattttcgtGTAGACAAGAAGGTCaacatatttctttttctttagccAACACAGTATAAATGAGATTATTACGAAGTACTAATAATAAATCCTTTTTCGAAATTCTCAAATCTGCAATAATGCATATAACTCAATGCAAAATTCTCACTTTCACATGATAAAGCATAATAAAATTCTCAATTTCACATAAAAATGTGCAGGATGTGATATCCACGCACAATTTTTTACTTCTTTCACACCTTTTAATTTTACACCATCTGATCAGATAAATTAAAGAATatcaaatgatagaaattaacaaggagtgtggaagaagtaaaaaatgatgtgtggatAACATACCCCAAATGCGCATATTACACGCCTTTGTTAAGTTGCGGTTCCACACCTTGTAAAGTAAAAAAGTTAGGCCTTTTCATTCTTCTACAGCCAAAGACAAATTAAAATTGCAAATTGCGATTGCAGCAAGTTTCATTGACCAGTTTCATGCAACATGTTTGTCCATAAGAAATTAGAGGATACAGAACTGCAGAAGTAGCTTCAATTGACCACATTACTAGCAAATGAATCAAAACAACATGGACCAGATTTTATATATAGAAAAGCTGTGTCACTGATTGCCTAAAGTTGGAACAAAATTTGCCGGAGTTCGATACAACTTTTAAAAACTCATCAATCcttgctcttcttcttcttctttttctctttcttctcgcTTGGCACctccgtttcttcttcttcagcatgctttcttttcctcttcttcttgtcTCCCGCGTCTTCATTTTCAACTGCAGCAACTACTTCGGCATCATCAGCtgaatgtttctttttcttcttcttttccttctttgcaGGCTCCTCAACTTCGGGTTCCACATTGCCATTTCCGTCAGGCATGTCCTCGTCATCagccttcctcttctttttcttcttctctttcttatcTTCAGCGACAGGAACCTCGGCAACTGGTTTCTCGGTCTTGGAAGGTGTCGTTTTCCCAAGAACCGAATCTGCTGCAGGATTATATGCCTGCAAAGAACGAAAAAGGGTAAATAATAATCGACTGACAAACTGAAATAAACACCCACAAGAAAAATATCAGACCTTGGCAGCAGTTATCAATCCTGCGGCTCCCTTCTTGCGATCCTTGTCATAGACTTCAATCTTTGGTTTGCCTTTAGCTGACCCAGCATGGTGACCTAATTCTCTGCCTTCAAGATTCCTTAACCGTGCTTCAAGCTGTGCAGATGTTTCTCTATAAGCAGGTGGCTTCAAAgtgttaaaaagaaataatgagaAGCAAGATATACCTTTTGATAATTTTCCACTCCCATTGAGTTATCTTGACCGTCTCCAAGAGCATCAACTCGAATTGCCAACGCAGCTTTACTAGCAAGTGACCGAGAAATTTTACCCTTCAGCTTTGGCGCTGCTTTACCAATCAAGGATGCATGGTAGATAAGCCCATATTTAGGTGTTGCATGCTTGGTCTTCAGTGCTCTGAAGAGGGCCTTTTCAGCTCCAAGAATCTGAACTGTGCTTCCAGGCTGCTTTGCAAGGTTCAACAAGCTACCACCATGGGAAATGAGGCGAGCACCGACGAGCTCTCCAACAAGAGCAGTCAAATTTGGTGCAATGGTGTTCATCCTATTTTTCAAATAGTCATATAGCTGAGCTCTGTACTCAGAGAGAGAAAGGACTTGGTCACAGAGCTCTTTGATGTTCATCAAATCAAGCTCGCTAACTTCTGTTCCCATGGATATCATTGCCGCATCCTTCAATTCAGTTTCAACCTCCTCTGGCAATATCTGTTATAATTGGACCAAGAACAATGAGATCCATTATCAGCATCACCATCTGTTGCCTTATATCAGATATAACAAGATTACCACCGTTAAATCTGTTATTATAACAGATATAATGGGTTCTCTACCAAGAAATAGTATGATGATAAAAGAAGGCACCCTTCGGCCATAAAGAGTATTCATCTACAGTAACTTGATCATAAAGAATactcaatcatatatatataaggtcCATACAATGGAAACACATAAATCAACAAATCCTACCTCGGAGAAGTCAAGCTTTGCAGCATTAGAACGATAGCCCATCAGCTTCACTGCCTTCGCATAAAGGATGTTGTCCTGAACAATCTTAGCAAGCTCTGGAAAATGCCAACCATACCATTCTCGAACCCTCATTGCATATGTATTTAGCTCTTTATCAAGATCATCAAGCAAACCAATGGCTTGAATAACCATTGTATCAACCTGAAACACAGTAACTTATATTACGTTTACAATACATTGATGAACCACAATATAGTCCTGAAACATATATTCACAGTATAGCAAACCTATTGGACTTTCAGGCAGCTGTCCAGAAACATCTATTTACAGTATACAAAACTGACTGAACATCATTTCCGGCAACTTAGCTTTCATTTTACTGAATTCAGTATCAGTCCTCTACCAACACCAAGTAAGAAAAACCAACAAACTGATCATATCTTTTCTTCCTATTCTACGACATGTATGCGGTAGAGTAAAAACACACGGCAGGCAACAAAGAGAATCAGAACTAAATACACTCTCTTTCTGCCTTTTCTTTACTTTATTAGAAAGTGAAAGCAGGTAATGAAAGCACAGAGCCACATACATTACAAGTTTACAACGCACTGGTGGTACATATTTGAATGACCAAATCATATACTGATATTATGACAAAACAATGCACCGCCCAATACCATTACTCCattctgaaaagataaaaaaatgtaTTCATAGCCACACACCTTATCAGCACTGAACTTGAGCTTGAATCGAGATAAGCTGTGAGATAAACCCAAGCTCATTGGTGCCAGATCTTGAACTTGTAGACCAGCTATGAGCTCAGTCAACTGAGCTCTTACACCTCTCATCAACTCCATCACAGCATTGTTGTGAACACAGTCTATTTTCTGCAAGAAATTAAATGCTCGACTTAAATAATATGTCCAATGTTTCACAACGGACCCAATGTTTCACAAAAATGTCCAACTTTCTCCATGGCAGAACAGTGGCATACCAGTTTTTCCTTAATGATGTTTCCAAGCTTAGAATCGGAAACAGCTAGCGTCTCACCACTGCAGTGCGCTTTCAAGAATTTGCGTAGTCCTTTGCTGGGTTTACTGTCAATCAACAGGGTTGCTGCTTCCAAAGCTTCTGATGTATTCTCAAACTTGGAGAAAGCTTTCAGTTTCACAACCTAAACCAACACATATACAGATTAAATATATAACTAACAAAATGCTCAAATCCAGCAGATAAACGAGAGAACTTATTTTAAACCACGAAGGAAACCAATCTGGAAGTAAAAACTGCACAGTGCCGATATCATGTGTAACAGCAATCAATAAGGATGAGCTTTCGATATAAATAAAATGCATATACATATTAAAAAGACAGACTGACAGATACCTGTCTAGCTTTATCTGCACTTGAAAAATCCTTCCATAAGTCCTGCAACACCAATTAATAGGAGAAAAGCAATCAGACCCAGCACTTAAaaaccgaaagaaaaaaaaagataaacagaAGAACCGATGTAAACCCGAACTCAAAAATTAGATTTCTTTTCACATTTTGTTATATTCTTCTGAAAAACCAGAtagaaaatacatatataaacacAGTTTCAAGACCGCAGTTACCTCAACTTTGGAGAGCTTCCCTTCATCCAGCACTTTAAATAAGGCAAACCCCGCCGGAGTCTCGAACAAGACGAGCATTTTTCCTACTCCTCAAAACACACCTACACCAAGCACAATACAAACCAAAATCACCCGTCGGATCAATCATCGCATCTCCAGCCCAACATTTTTATTACAATCACACACCAACTCAAATagcagtgaaaaaaaaaacccacaaaaattCCTAGCAAATATACCCAAAATACAAACAATCTCAAATCTTTATGCAAAACCCACATCACTGATCaattttcaaacttcaaaaTTGATACTTTTCACAAGAACAAAACAAGCACCCACCAATATCtacatgcatatgtgtgtgtgtgtgtgtagaggGGGGGAGCGGGAGAGAGGGAGTAAAATAGTAATTTCATACCTTTCTCTGTGCTGAGCTGCGTCTGAAAGAAGGGGGAGGAAGTAGGAGAAGGAGGGAGCAGAGAAGCGAGGGTCTAGGGTTTAAAGGAGACGAATTTCTAGAGATATTTATATTGTGGTTATATAGGAGAGGGGATCCTCGCCGGTTCATTTTGTGAGGATCGGGATCTttcaatcacatccgttcatcatacatcgttcGATCAGTTTTCATcgagtactatttatatttaattttaaataaaaaatattacaataatttctaaccgtatgatgtacgatgaatatgTATGATTGGAGGATTCCAGAATCCATGACGGCGAGGATCTCCTGGGTTACATAGGATGGAGGGAACACCCTTGTCGAGGACAGGGGTAATTTTGGGCTTTTACATATATACACTGGACATTTTCGTCTAAGAAGTTAAAAAGACTGCGGCGCCTCGTTACGCGGCAAGAATACAAGGCGGGTGCAGAACGGTTGGGTATAGATTCATAACACTTGATACATTAGGGTTTTCAGGGGGTTTTTCACCGGTGTTTTTTCTAGTTacaaatgtaggactcactctTTTAGGGGCTGAAATTGGATTGAAATTTTTGGGCCTTCCATTGAAAGAGGATCTTATAAGTTTTGAACGACGGCCCATGTGTGCTGTGGGTCCATGAACACACAACGTTTGTGAGTTCCCAGATTTAAATTGAACGGATTTACTGTTACTGTGATATCTCAAATACTAATAAGTATAATATCATGTGTGTATATTACCTTATTTTAGCGGCCTGATACACCACGATAGCGATAAAATTGTTCAATATaagtctcttttcttttttccaacGCACGCTCATGTTTGTGTCTTTGACTAGATGTCCACATACTTTGTTCGTCTAAACCCAAGAATTTCTCATTTGATGGAAATTTTGGGCTAAATAtggttttaagtttttattttgtatacCATTCTATATCCACGTATTTcccctctctctcatctctcacaAAAACAACATAGTTATCAAACAGGCTATATGATTTGAAACTTAGGAGGTCTCAATGTTCAAGGTTCAACTTTTAAGATACAAGCATAGCGTGAAGCGCATAAACAATTTTTAGTTTACTTACGAAGGTATTTCATTTAACACTTGGTAGGCTTCTTGTCATCAGCCAAACCATGTTGCACATATGTCGATAGATATTGACATTTGTTGAGCAATCTGATGAGTGTCATCAAGAGCATTTATCGAGTATTGTCGACACAACCTGTCAAGTGCTGCTAAGATATGTCTAGCAGATCTTACATCAAACACTTGATGCGCACAAAAAAACTTATACCATATTCTCGGAAGGTCCTAAAAAACCTTCACATGCTTGTTTTCCGGCCCCGGGTTGTCTTGGGACCACCCTTGTCCCAATGTAACCATTCATTAGCTTATGTAACCATTCATTAGCGTCGATGTGGGCGTGTGACGCATGACTGATCTGATGCTGCTTGTTCTTGCATTTGCAGTGAACATTTGTATTACTTAattcaacaaaaacaaacatattAATATATGCAACAACGTTCCCTTTCGATTATATAAAGCTAATTGTCTTACAACTTCTGCCTGCCAGTATATATATCTCATTCATATTTATGAAAAATCAGAATCAATGTCTCAACCTGATTAAGCTCAAAGAACAGTATGAAACTTACACATGGAGAAttccgaaaccgaaaaaacgaCTCATTTATTCAAATTACTTTGCAGAAGCATCAATGGCTTCCGCGCCTCATAAACTGCTGTGGTTCCTCACAAGATAAACTAATCACATCTATTAGAACTTCTGTATTATGTATGTTTGGaattttggataaaaaatgaagatTACCAAGCTCTCAACTTTCTTTTGGCACGTCGTCTTGATTAGTATCCTTCTTCTCCATCTCCGGTAACACTCTCTCCCGGCTGGAACTTGACATTTTTCTTGCTGGTGGGGCTGAACAAACTGGTACAACTGATCTAATTCGAACAGCTGGTGCCATGAAGCTAGGTCGTAGTCCTCCCAGTTGCATTCTTTCAGGCAATTGCGCGGCTGAAGATGAGGGGATCCCGGTTCTCATTCTTGGCGGAGCAGGATTCCTGCTTGGAAAATTTTGTGGTCTAGACCCCGGAGAAGAAGAGGGCCTTACAGTTCTGATTATTACAGGTTCTGCAGCAGATGGCGGCCTTAGACTTCTAGCACTACTTACTCTTGGTGGATTTTGGGGCCTCAAATTGGGCCTACAAGATTCGAAACCACGAGGATTTTGTAACCTTAAGTCCACTGGCCTAAAACTAGAATCCACGATTCTAGGATGAGCATGTCCGGATTGCCCAGTTGGGTTGTTGC harbors:
- the LOC126619512 gene encoding probable serine/threonine-protein kinase At1g54610, with the translated sequence MGCVISREASSGVNSESKGERRDLSVESTGKVDAVVVPKVDSKTAEVHVGGGEGKKEENVHGGEKPPRGERRRSKPNPRSGNVPKQSRGAQVAAGWPPWLTEACGEALNGWIPRKADTFEKIDKIGSGTYSNVYKAKDMLTGKIVALKKVRFDNLEPESVRFMAREILILRRLDHINVVKLEGLVTSRMSCSLYLVLEYMEHDLAGLAASPEIKFTEPQVKCYMHQLLSGLEHCHNRGVLHRDIKGSNLLIDNGGVLKIADFGLASFFDPNHKHPMTSRVVTLWYRPPELLLGATDYGVGVDLWSAGCILAELLAGKPIMPGRTEVEQLHKIYKLCGSPSDEYWRKAKLPNATLFRPREPYRRCIREAFKDFPPSSFPLIETLLAIDPAERQTATAALSSVFFLSEPYACEPSSLPKYPPTKEIDAKRRDDEARRLRAAGRSQADGPKKTRTRERAPRGGMPAPEANAELQSNIDRRRLITHANAKSKSEKFPPPHQDGAVGYPLGSSHHFDPALVPPDVPFSTTSFSYPKESLQAWSGPLVEPASAGGPRRKKHTGHDGRETSKSYTGNLREKHDNARVKGKRSAA
- the LOC126619513 gene encoding probable nucleolar protein 5-2 codes for the protein MLVLFETPAGFALFKVLDEGKLSKVEDLWKDFSSADKARQVVKLKAFSKFENTSEALEAATLLIDSKPSKGLRKFLKAHCSGETLAVSDSKLGNIIKEKLKIDCVHNNAVMELMRGVRAQLTELIAGLQVQDLAPMSLGLSHSLSRFKLKFSADKVDTMVIQAIGLLDDLDKELNTYAMRVREWYGWHFPELAKIVQDNILYAKAVKLMGYRSNAAKLDFSEILPEEVETELKDAAMISMGTEVSELDLMNIKELCDQVLSLSEYRAQLYDYLKNRMNTIAPNLTALVGELVGARLISHGGSLLNLAKQPGSTVQILGAEKALFRALKTKHATPKYGLIYHASLIGKAAPKLKGKISRSLASKAALAIRVDALGDGQDNSMGVENYQKLEARLRNLEGRELGHHAGSAKGKPKIEVYDKDRKKGAAGLITAAKAYNPAADSVLGKTTPSKTEKPVAEVPVAEDKKEKKKKKRKADDEDMPDGNGNVEPEVEEPAKKEKKKKKKHSADDAEVVAAVENEDAGDKKKRKRKHAEEEETEVPSEKKEKKKKKKSKD